A portion of the Punica granatum isolate Tunisia-2019 chromosome 7, ASM765513v2, whole genome shotgun sequence genome contains these proteins:
- the LOC116213551 gene encoding berberine bridge enzyme-like 22, which yields MRKMIRCLSFIHVLLLSVSCFASGTARGDFAQCMSAQLTPHMDPFTVIHSSKSSSYSYLLESSQQNPRWVNSTATKPLFIITPLHESQVQAAVLCSRAHGLQIRVRSGGHDYEGLSYLCGTLFVLIDLVNLRLVEINMTDETAWVQSGATLGELYYGIAKESQVHGFPAGLCPSVGVGGHLSGGGFGTMLRKYGLAADNVVDAYLIDVNGRVHDRKSMGEDLFWAIRGGGGASFGIVLAWKIKLVRVPPTMTVFTIPKWLDQGAIELVHRWQFIADKLPEELFIRVIIQKVSDGKAAQSIFNSLFLGKAESLIPLMDQNFPELGLKATDCTEMSWIQSVMYFAGYQKGEGLEVLLDRTTQYKSNFKAKSDYVKEPIPETGLKGIWDRISEEKIAFVIMDPYGGRMSEISESELPFPNRKGNLYNIQYLVKWEQNDARETNKHVHWIRMLYRYMTPYVSKSPRSAYVNYRDLDLGMSASGNGSYLRASIWGPKYFKNNWKRLGMVKQVADPENFFRNEQSIPPYVAAGQRYK from the coding sequence ATGAGAAAGATGATCAGGTGTCTTAGTTTTATCCATGTTCTGCTGCTGTCTGTCTCTTGTTTTGCTTCAGGAACCGCCAGAGGCGATTTTGCGCAATGCATGTCGGCCCAACTCACTCCGCACATGGATCCCTTCACGGTCATCCACTCTTCAAAGTCATCCTCTTACTCGTACCTACTGGAGTCCTCCCAGCAAAACCCGAGGTGGGTGAACTCAACAGCCACGAAGCCTCTCTTCATCATCACGCCCTTACACGAGTCCCAGGTCCAGGCTGCTGTGCTCTGCAGCAGGGCCCATGGCCTGCAGATCAGGGTCCGAAGTGGTGGCCATGACTATGAAGGCCTTTCCTACCTTTGTGGAACTCTGTTCGTCCTCATCGACCTCGTAAATCTTCGGTTAGTGGAGATCAATATGACCGATGAGACTGCTTGGGTCCAGTCTGGGGCGACCCTCGGGGAACTGTACTATGGTATCGCAAAGGAGAGTCAGGTCCATGGATTTCCTGCCGGTTTGTGCCCCAGCGTAGGGGTTGGCGGGCATCTCAGTGGAGGCGGATTCGGTACAATGCTTCGGAAATATGGCCTTGCCGCGGACAATGTCGTTGATGCATACCTCATTGATGTCAATGGGAGGGTGCATGATAGAAAATCAATGGGAGAGGATCTGTTTTGGGCCATAAGAGGAGGTGGCGGGGCGAGCTTCGGGATCGTACTGGCATGGAAGATCAAGCTCGTTCGGGTTCCACCAACAATGACCGTGTTCACGATCCCTAAATGGCTCGATCAAGGAGCAATCGAACTAGTCCACAGGTGGCAGTTTATCGCAGATAAATTGCCGGAAGAGCTCTTCATCCGGGTGATCATTCAAAAGGTGAGTGATGGAAAAGCAGCACAATCTATCTTCAACTCCTTGTTCCTGGGTAAAGCAGAGAGCCTGATACCGTTGATGGACCAAAACTTCCCGGAGCTTGGACTCAAGGCCACAGACTGCACCGAGATGAGTTGGATCCAGTCCGTTATGTACTTCGCAGGGTACCAAAAGGGAGAGGGTTTGGAGGTTTTACTTGACCGGACGACCCAATACAAGAGCAACTTCAAGGCAAAATCCGACTACGTAAAGGAGCCCATACCCGAAACTGGACTTAAAGGTATATGGGATAGGATTTCGGAAGAGAAGATAGCGTTCGTGATAATGGACCCATATGGTGGAAGGATGAGCGAGATATCGGAATCCGAACTTCCGTTCCCCAACCGAAAAGGGAATCTTTACAACATACAATACTTGGTGAAGTGGGAACAGAATGATGCCAGAGAGACCAACAAGCATGTACATTGGATCAGGATGTTATATCGGTACATGACACCTTACGTTTCAAAGTCACCTCGATCTGCATATGTGAATTACAGAGATCTCGATTTGGGCATGAGCGCCAGTGGCAATGGAAGTTATCTTCGGGCTAGCATTTGGGGACCAAAGTACTTCAAGAACAACTGGAAGAGATTGGGCATGGTGAAACAAGTTGCTGATCCGGAAAACTTCTTCCGAAATGAACAAAGCATTCCACCCTATGTCGCTGCCGGGCAAAGGTACAAATAG
- the LOC116213550 gene encoding uncharacterized protein LOC116213550, with product MSEQLLPPPQPPCQCQAEVEKWKEKYSKLEVKRGHLRQAVKVLEQEFDKIQTENLNLKKGYEEDRARAEKEGKERELAIRVPLENEISSLKSEISSLQQEIASGRGHENEKVTVLEAKLAAGDKEINRLKELLKKEKARAGSEKNNAESEKKRASEAWKTVAAEKSKADEERKVLEQKIEEYKLSVEALKKEADQVRRKLGLETSMYAEANKKLELEKQQLKKERQRANAEKARAEEQRKLVEVNVAKLMEEKCRADNLSRKIEESNTMIEKLQRKARDLSTKISDGHVDDVNKISGSEMAKKENNYCLEMQKTEASKQKLLSEEKRADSEKRKAEERRDLVKKYKRRALEEKCRADQLSARLNVERQRNQEVQQKQLGHSLTKPVEVPMFRPAAETVDESAKLKLLKKQLKLQKMKAKHAKEVAELEKFRQRIILQEVQRLKLDFGQIFRRLDMLDNCLVSSYGGIDEREKNEYTEMQSWKKRFYGLQPFSNNELMKPFKASFEDPTCGGSSTDFISGIDSKSGLPPGGSRRKKLKHSGINSALASFSDRGLVGSQDKGDITVSESARLLEDHLNQLTNASSPLDGINRISSNENTAMVAENSVRCPLVIDGDEVNKHGLKRKRLIDVVESVESMCLKSRKLHLDIEKKLTIFHDMLMGQLEGPVDDRRYLADNDPLSQQRFQNKTLSYEEKLQGENLCLDYQGRSKEHLESEARLVETFCRQASDEAHMSILEEREDLLDPFLNDIMGSSKLVDGDYMKLLELDNCTDEEWYQAAIERPLSPTLPEIDMEGIKALNLKTNGDTHQGVPCRVESLAPSVEHGVNNIKVDSSKLSFTLSETKGEKLLHKKQGGVIPNFLVGNYDTEDLESISRILCALKNCMGRCSVSNSGWSLRNILIELKMEEKLLSKEKAYAFFSMLLLQFSAIRTFGPALNRDAVSCIDSFDEHIRNVISDAETRIMLEELCSIDEFLSLIEDFLVEGKLILCSEMSSEELITCERRISLVLEGVNVLVSSGTASAELLVAGSVMLAALCAAVDKIDFICEASHRIFWIRGADSSVVLTILHVFAHISGGNYFTLRSQSLLMTVLSSLVVFLEGAGNAAGSVCVLSQGEIQCVKCPFSDKAVPPDVILSLLLEELQSVGICGEGHNKVIELISATQDEVLVRDNIGLKVYEDVQSRPDGNPDSSCLKICGTTDTKLHNQTDLYNDLFLLVELIALNLGWEWTKTKILPQLLKILESGVQERSAAAVVILVGRLGRFGVDSSGCNDTSIESLRCHLYSLLCQACTSKFGFPIQCSIVMALLSLLPLDFENILDNGATLPDTASVSVPARAIGKWFSSLSKEEQASMYILLRLATANKKLRFS from the exons ATGTCCGAGCAGCTTCTTCCGCCCCCGCAGCCGCCATGTCAATGCCAAGCTGAAGTTGAAAAG TGGAAGGAGAAGTACTCCAAGCTCGAAGTGAAACGGGGCCATCTCAGGCAAGCTGTGAAGGTTCTTGAGCAGGAATTCGACAAGATTCAAACTGAGAACCTCAATCTCAAGAAAG GATACGAGGAAGATCGTGCGCGTGCTGAGAAAGAAGGGAAGGAAAGGGAATTAGCTATTAGAGTTCCGTTAGAGAATGAGATTTCTTCCCTGAAGTCTGAGATATCATCCCTGCAGCAGGAAATTGCTTCTGGTAGAGGGCATGAGAACGAGAAAGTTACTGTTCTTGAAGCTAAGCTTGCGGCGGGGGATAAAGAAATCAATCGTTTGAAGGAGCTTCTTAAGAAAGAGAAAGCCAGGGCAGGTTCGGAAAAGAACAATGCCGAGtcagagaagaagagagctAGTGAAGCATGGAAAACTGTGGCAGCTGAAAAGAGTAAAGCTGATGAAGAGAGGAAGGTTTTGGAGCAGAAAATTGAGGAATATAAGCTTTCAGTGGAGGCACTAAAGAAAGAAGCCGATCAAGTAAGACGGAAACTGGGGTTGGAGACATCTATGTATGCAGAGGCAAACAAAAAGCTTGAATTGGAGAAGCAACAGCTGAAAAAGGAGAGACAACGTGCAAATGCAGAGAAGGCTCGAGCAGAGGAGCAAAGGAAGCTCGTGGAAGTAAATGTGGCGAAATTGATGGAAGAGAAATGCCGCGCTGATAATCTGTCTAGGAAGATTGAAGAAAGTAATACGATGATTGAGAAGTTGCAAAGGAAGGCACGTGATCTTTCCACAAAGATTAGTGATGGTCATGTTGATGATGTTAATAAAATTTCGGGGTCTGAGATGGCAAAGAAGGAGAATAATTATTGTTTAGAGATGCAAAAGACTGAAGCTAGTAAACAGAAACTGCTAAGTGAGGAAAAGCGAGCAGATTCAGAGAAAAGGAAAGCAGAAGAGCGAAGAGATCTGGTGAAGAAATACAAAAGGAGAGCTTTGGAAGAAAAATGCCGTGCGGATCAGCTCTCTGCACGGTTAAACGTGGAAAGACAAAGGAACCAGGAAGTCCAGCAGAAGCAGCTGGGACACTCCTTGACCAAACCAGTTGAGGTTCCAATGTTCCGACCTGCTGCAGAGACTGTTGATGAATCTGCAAAACTGAAACTCTTGAAAAAGCAGTTGAAGCTTCAGAAAATGAAGGCGAAGCATGCAAAAGAAGTGGCTGAGTTGGAAAAATTTCGACAACGTATTATACTACAAGAAGTTCAGCGCCTGAAATTGGACTTTGGACAAATTTTCCGTCGCCTGGACATGCTAGACAACTGTCTTGTTTCCAGCTATGGTGGCATAGATGAGCGGGAAAAG AATGAGTATACTGAGATGCAAAGCTGGAAAAAAAGGTTTTATGGCTTGCAACCGTTCTCCAATAATGAACTTATGAAACCTTTTAAGGCATCCTTCGAAGATCCTACATGTGGGGGCAGTTCCACTGATTTTATCTCAGgtatcgattctaaatcaggGCTTCCTCCTGGGGGCTCTCGCAGAAAAAAACTAAAGCATTCTGGCATAAATTCTGCTCTGGCATCTTTTTCTGATAGAGGGTTGGTGGGATCACAGGACAAGGGTGATATAACTGTTAGCGAATCTGCAAGACTGTTAGAAGATCACTTGAATCAGCTTACAAATGCCTCCAGCCCCTTGGATGGGATTAACAGAATTTCTTCCAATGAAAATACTGCAATGGTGGCGGAGAACAGTGTCAGATGCCCTCTTGTCATTGACGGTGATGAAGTAAATAAGCATGGTCTGAAGAGGAAGAGGTTGATTGATGTAGTTGAATCTGTAGAGAGCATGTGTTTGAAAAGTCGAAAGTTGCATCTTGACATCGAGAAAAAACTAACAATTTTTCATGATATGCTGATGGGACAATTGGAGGGACCAGTGGATGATAGAAGATATCTTGCTGATAATGATCCTTTATCTCAGCAAAGGTTTCAAAATAAAACGCTGTCTTATGAAGAGAAATTACAAGGTGAAAATTTGTGCTTGGATTATCAAGGGAGGAGCAAGGAACACTTGGAATCTGAAGCTCGTCTAGTTGAAACTTTCTGCAGACAGGCTTCCGATGAGGCACATATGAGTATTCTGGAGGAGAGGGAGGATTTGCTAGATCCTTTCCTAAATGATATTATGGGTAGTTCTAAGCTAGTAGATGGGGATTATATGAAATTGCTGGAGTTGGATAACTGTACCGATGAAGAGTGGTACCAGGCGGCAATTGAAAGGCCTTTGTCTCCTACTCTTCCTGAGATCGATATGGAGGGGATTAAGGCActtaatttaaaaacaaatgGAGACACACACCAAGGAGTTCCTTGTAGAGTAGAGAGTCTAGCACCTTCAGTTGAGCATGGGGTCAATAACATCAAAGTTGACTCAAGCAAATTGAGCTTCACTTTGTCTGAAACTAAAGGAGAAAAGTTGTTGCACAAAAAGCAAGGAGGCGTTATTCCCAATTTTCTTGTTGGTAATTATGATACTGAAGACCTAGAAAGCATTTCTAGGATCTTATGCGCGCTCAAGAATTGCATGGGTCGGTGTTCTGTTTCAAATTCAGGCTGGTCATTGCGTAACATTTTGATTGAGCTCAAAATGGAAGAGAAGCTCCTGTCAAA GGAGAAGGCTTACGCATTCTTCTCAATGCTGTTGCTACAATTTTCAGCAATAAGAACATTTGGTCCAGCCTTAAACAGGGATGCCGTCAGTTGTATAGATTCTTTCGATGAGCATATACGCAATG TAATATCTGATGCAGAGACTAGAATCATGTTAGAAGAATTATGTAGCATAGATGAATTTCTGAGTCTCATTGAGGATTTCCTTGTGGAAGGGAAGCTTATTTTATGCTCTGAAATGAGTTCTGAAGAGTTAATCACCTGTGAGAGAAGAATCAGCTTAGTTTTGGAGGGTGTTAATGTTTTAGTATCCTCAGGAACTGCATCAGCTGAGCTGTTGGTTGCAGGTTCAGTGATGTTAGCAGCATTATGTGCAGCAGTTGACAAAATAGATTTTATTTGTGAGGCTTCGCACCGGATATTTTGGATTCGTGGAGCCGATTCTTCTGTGGTGCTCACGATCCTTCATGTTTTTGCACACATATCTGGAGGGAACTACTTCACATTGAGGAGCCAGAGTCTTCTGATGACTGTTTTGAGTTCGTTGGTGGTGTTTCTTGAGGGCGCTGGCAATGCAGCTGGTTCAGTATGTGTTTTGTCACAGGGGGAAATACAATGTGTCAAATGCCCTTTTAGTGACAAAGCAGTTCCGCCGGATGTGATTTTGTCATTACTACTGGAAGAGCTACAGAGTGTTGGTATTTGTGGTGAAGGTCACAATAAGGTTATTGAACTAATCAGTGCTACACAAGATGAGGTCCTTGTTAGAGACAACATTGGATTAAAGGTTTATGAGGATGTTCAATCTCGGCCTGATGGGAACCCTGATAGTTCTTGCTTAAAAATCTGTGGGACGACTGATACTAAATTGCATAACCAGACTGATCTATACAACGATTTATTTCTATTGGTGGAGCTCATTGCACTCAACCTG GGTTGGGAATGGACAAAAACCAAAATCTTGCCACAGCTCTTAAAAATTCTGGAATCAGGTGTGCAGGAAAGAAGTGCTGCTGCTGTTGTCATCCTTGTTGGTCGACTTGGGAG GTTCGGAGTCGACTCTTCGGGATGCAACGATACTTCAATTGAGAGTCTGAGGTGTCACTTATATTCTCTTCTATGCCAAGCCTGCACCTCAAAATTCGGGTTTCCCATTCAGTGTAGTATAGTGATGGCTTTGCTTTCTCTCCTGCCTCTTGATTTTGAGAATATCCTTGACAATGGCGCGACTCTTCCAGACACGGCTAGTGTCAGCGTTCCTGCTCGGGCTATTGGGAAATGGTTTTCTTCCCTTAGCAAAGAAGAGCAAGCCTCGATGTACATCCTTCTTCGATTGGCAACTGCCAATAAAAAGCTGAGATTTTCCTAG
- the LOC116213305 gene encoding berberine bridge enzyme-like 13: protein MAPSLFLAFLLLSSAASSANSSPIKDSFIQCLNSKTDQSQVPLTTFFSRDINSSLFTALLESSAQNLRYLRPSKPKPEFIFTPLTEAHVQSAVVCSKKLGVHMRVRSGGHDYEGISYVSEIETPFIVVDMLRLRSVSVDIDSSTAWIQAGATIGEVYYKISEKSKVHGFPAGLCTSLGVGGHITGGAYGSMMRKYGLGADNVLDARIVDTNGTILDRSAMGEDLFWAIRGGDGASFGVILSWKIRLVPVPESVTVFTVTRTLEQGATKLLYRWQQVADKLDEDLFIRVIFRVATVGENKTVSTSYNALFLGTADRLLQVMEGSFPELGLTLSDCIEMSWIESVLYIAGWPGGTDPEILVQGKSLFKNYFKAKSDFITEPIPKPALEGLWEWLFKDEGPLMIWNPFGGMMSKIPESEIAFPHRKGNIFMIQYLSNWQERGVDEANRHMEWIRRLHKYMKPYASRTPRAAYINYRDLDLGMNWMTTDTDVNDDNGCIRARSWGVRYFKDNFNRLMEVKTRVDPENFFRHEQSIPPLPVSSKEKA, encoded by the coding sequence ATGGCACCTTCACTATTCCTGGCTTTCCTATTACTATCATCAGCTGCATCATCGGCAAATTCATCTCCTATTAAAGATTCTTTCATTCAATGTCTCAATTCCAAAACTGATCAATCTCAAGTTCCTCTCACCACGTTTTTCTCCCGGGACATCAATTCGTCGCTATTCACTGCTCTGCTCGAATCGTCGGCCCAAAACCTTAGGTACTTGAGACCCTCCAAGCCGAAACCCGAATTCATCTTCACTCCGTTGACCGAAGCCCATGTCCAATCAGCAGTTGTTTGCTCAAAAAAGCTTGGCGTCCACATGAGGGTCCGAAGCGGGGGCCATGACTATGAGGGCATCTCATATGTTTCTGAGATTGAGACCCCTTTTATCGTGGTCGACATGTTGAGGCTTCGCTCTGTGAGCGTCGATATTGACAGTAGCACGGCGTGGATTCAGGCGGGAGCAACCATAGGAGAAGTTTATTATAAGATCTCTGAGAAGAGCAAAGTCCATGGATTCCCTGCCGGCCTATGCACGAGCCTTGGAGTCGGTGGGCATATTACCGGAGGTGCCTATGGGTCGATGATGAGAAAGTATGGCCTTGGGGCAGACAATGTTCTCGACGCTCGAATAGTAGATACTAACGGGACCATTTTAGACCGATCGGCAATGGGAGAGGATCTATTCTGGGCAATCCGAGGTGGCGATGGGGCGAGCTTTGGGGTGATCCTCTCCTGGAAAATAAGGTTGGTTCCAGTTCCCGAATCCGTGACGGTCTTCACTGTCACCAGGACACTAGAACAGGGCGCCACAAAGTTACTGTATAGATGGCAGCAAGTGGCAGATAAATTGGATGAAGATCTCTTCATTCGGGTCATCTTCCGAGTGGCTACTGTCGGGGAGAACAAGACCGTGAGTACATCATACAATGCCCTTTTCCTCGGAACCGCCGACAGGCTTCTCCAGGTAATGGAGGGGAGTTTCCCGGAATTAGGGCTAACACTAAGCGACTGCATTGAGATGAGTTGGATCGAGTCGGTTCTCTACATCGCTGGGTGGCCAGGCGGGACTGACCCTGAGATTCTTGTCCAGGGCAAATCCTTGTTCAAGAACTACTTCAAGGCGAAGTCAGACTTCATCACGGAGCCGATACCCAAACCTGCCCTGGAGGGGCTATGGGAGTGGCTATTCAAAGATGAAGGCCCGCTGATGATATGGAACCCGTTCGGGGGCATGATGAGCAAGATCCCCGAGTCCGAAATCGCATTCCCTCACCGGAAGGGGAACATATTCATGATTCAGTACCTCTCGAACTGGCAAGAGCGCGGCGTGGATGAAGCCAACAGGCATATGGAGTGGATCAGGAGGCTTCACAAGTACATGAAACCTTACGCATCAAGAACCCCTAGAGCTGCCTATATTAATTACAGGGACCTCGATTTGGGCATGAACTGGATGACTACGGATACTGATGTCAATGACGATAACGGATGTATAAGGGCTCGGAGTTGGGGTGTTAGATATTTCAAGGACAATTTCAATAGGTTGATGGAGGTGAAGACCAGAGTTGATCCTGAAAACTTCTTTAGGCATGAACAGAGCATCCCACCTCTCCCTGTTTCTTCCAAGGAAAAAGCTTGA